A single region of the Ignavibacteria bacterium genome encodes:
- the rsmD gene encoding 16S rRNA (guanine(966)-N(2))-methyltransferase RsmD: MRLRIISGEFGGRFIKTPDSKYTRPTTDKVKQSVFNYLANFYDFDGAVVADIYSGSGSLGFEMLSRGAKEVHFVEKNYPVVKVLSENIASLGVEKSTSIHKMSAVSFTATTTLKFDVIIADPPFYEFDIHQVVKNIINRGLVNEGGLFLLERSNQTLEKDTAAFGIEPFKRIGDTCLFSF; the protein is encoded by the coding sequence ATGAGGCTTAGAATAATCTCAGGTGAATTTGGCGGAAGATTCATCAAAACTCCTGATTCCAAATATACAAGACCCACTACAGACAAAGTAAAACAGTCGGTTTTTAACTATTTAGCCAATTTTTACGATTTTGACGGAGCGGTTGTAGCTGATATCTATTCAGGGTCGGGATCACTTGGATTTGAAATGCTGAGCCGGGGTGCTAAAGAAGTTCATTTTGTCGAAAAGAATTACCCGGTGGTAAAGGTTCTTTCAGAAAATATCGCTTCTCTCGGAGTGGAAAAATCGACCAGCATACATAAAATGAGTGCAGTTTCTTTCACGGCAACAACAACACTAAAATTTGATGTTATCATTGCTGACCCGCCGTTTTATGAATTCGACATCCATCAGGTGGTGAAGAATATTATCAACCGGGGATTAGTAAATGAAGGGGGGCTTTTTCTTCTTGAAAGATCGAACCAGACTCTCGAAAAAGATACGGCAGCATTTGGCATAGAGCCCTTTAAACGAATTGGAGATACCTGTCTCTTCAGTTTTTGA
- a CDS encoding aminodeoxychorismate/anthranilate synthase component II — MSLSSRKVLVIDNYDSFTWNLVALLRQGNAKVTVVNNDDRDWEKIELTDYQGVVLSPGPGSPSDAGNLLKIFSQCKDVLPVLGVCLGHQAIGETFGLNVVPARELCHGKAFYINHDGEGVYKGIPAKFKGMRYHSLAVSEPDENSVLIVSSRTPDGEIMGLRHKTLPVEGVQFHPDSIETVEGQQIINNWLSSI, encoded by the coding sequence ATGAGCCTTTCAAGTAGAAAAGTTCTTGTTATAGACAATTACGATTCATTCACATGGAATCTTGTTGCTCTCCTCCGGCAGGGAAACGCGAAGGTGACCGTGGTAAACAACGATGACCGGGACTGGGAAAAGATCGAACTTACTGACTATCAGGGGGTTGTTCTCTCTCCGGGACCCGGTTCACCAAGTGACGCCGGGAATCTGTTGAAAATATTTTCACAATGTAAAGATGTGCTGCCTGTTCTCGGAGTATGTCTTGGACATCAGGCGATAGGGGAGACATTTGGATTGAATGTGGTGCCTGCCAGGGAATTATGTCACGGGAAAGCTTTTTATATCAATCACGATGGTGAGGGAGTATACAAAGGAATTCCTGCAAAATTTAAAGGAATGCGTTACCACTCGCTTGCAGTGTCTGAACCAGATGAAAATTCAGTCCTTATTGTTTCTTCCAGGACACCTGATGGTGAAATTATGGGTTTGAGGCACAAAACATTACCGGTTGAGGGTGTGCAGTTTCATCCTGATTCGATCGAAACTGTTGAGGGGCAACAAATCATTAATAACTGGTTGAGTTCAATTTAA
- a CDS encoding glycine--tRNA ligase, with the protein MKTKSDVLEKIISLAKRKGFVYQSSEIYGGLNGCYDYGPLGSEMLRNLKDEWWKFMTYREDVEGLDASILMSPEVWVASGHVENFTDPMIDCKSCKARFRVDYLIDQIAVKKKSKLLETLLAVAKEGDLKSKLEDSLKSVESKSEEVNDFIVDLFETELAPKLIEELNCPTCGNKGSFTSARKFNLMFKTFLGPVEETGSAIYLRPETAQGIFVNFLNVQNASRQKVPFGIAQIGKAFRNEINTRYFLFRTREFEQMEMQYFVKPDEDKKYYDYWKELRLNWFKSLGMKPENLRYHDHPANKLAHYAKEATDIEYQFPFGWGEIEGIHNRTDFDLGRHEQYSKKGLRFYDEDSKERFLPYIIETSAGASRSFMAFLIDAYEEQDLGGDIRTVLHLHPRLAPVKAAILPLVNKDGMPEFAKKIEADLRSKYKIFYDDKAAIGRRYRRMDEIGTPYAITVDTQTLEDNSVTVRERDSMEQIRVDASKLSGYLAEKLA; encoded by the coding sequence ATGAAGACCAAGAGCGATGTTTTGGAAAAAATAATTTCCTTGGCGAAGCGAAAAGGATTTGTTTACCAGTCCAGTGAAATATATGGCGGTTTGAACGGATGTTATGATTACGGCCCATTGGGAAGTGAGATGCTGCGTAATCTGAAAGACGAGTGGTGGAAGTTCATGACATACAGAGAAGATGTTGAAGGACTTGATGCTTCCATTCTTATGTCTCCCGAAGTGTGGGTTGCATCAGGACATGTTGAAAATTTCACAGACCCGATGATCGATTGTAAATCATGTAAAGCCCGTTTCAGAGTGGATTATCTTATTGATCAGATTGCCGTAAAAAAGAAGTCGAAACTTCTCGAAACATTACTTGCAGTCGCCAAAGAGGGTGACCTGAAGTCAAAATTAGAAGATTCGTTAAAATCAGTTGAATCCAAATCAGAGGAAGTGAACGATTTTATTGTTGATCTTTTCGAAACTGAACTTGCTCCGAAACTGATCGAGGAATTAAATTGTCCGACTTGCGGTAACAAGGGTTCTTTCACATCTGCCCGTAAGTTTAATCTTATGTTCAAGACATTTTTAGGTCCAGTGGAAGAGACAGGCTCGGCAATCTATCTTCGACCGGAAACAGCTCAGGGAATCTTTGTGAATTTTCTGAATGTACAGAATGCCTCCCGTCAGAAAGTACCGTTCGGTATTGCTCAAATCGGGAAAGCTTTCAGAAATGAAATCAATACCAGATATTTCCTCTTCAGAACCCGTGAGTTTGAGCAGATGGAAATGCAGTATTTTGTAAAGCCGGACGAAGACAAAAAATATTACGATTACTGGAAAGAACTAAGACTCAACTGGTTTAAGAGTCTTGGAATGAAACCTGAGAATTTGAGATATCATGACCATCCTGCCAACAAACTTGCTCACTACGCAAAAGAAGCGACCGATATAGAGTATCAGTTCCCGTTCGGCTGGGGAGAGATTGAAGGAATTCATAACCGTACAGATTTTGATCTGGGCAGACATGAACAGTATTCCAAAAAGGGTCTCAGATTTTATGATGAAGATTCAAAGGAAAGATTCCTCCCGTATATTATCGAGACTTCAGCCGGTGCAAGCAGGTCGTTCATGGCGTTTTTAATTGATGCTTATGAAGAACAGGATCTTGGCGGTGACATCAGAACGGTATTGCACCTCCATCCAAGACTTGCTCCGGTCAAGGCAGCGATACTTCCTCTGGTAAACAAAGATGGAATGCCCGAATTCGCCAAAAAAATTGAGGCGGATCTCAGATCAAAGTACAAAATATTCTATGACGACAAGGCAGCTATCGGAAGGAGATACAGAAGAATGGACGAAATCGGAACTCCTTATGCTATCACTGTAGATACCCAGACCCTTGAAGATAACAGTGTAACGGTTCGTGAAAGAGACAGTATGGAGCAAATTCGTGTAGATGCCTCCAAGCTTTCCGGTTATCTTGCTGAGAAGCTTGCGTAA
- a CDS encoding PAS domain S-box protein gives MDLKLFDLLDDYYFLLDMEGKIISASRQIYDKLGYSRDSLKEIDSILSPESILKFEHSLIKCVNSKSRITFDCRIKDVESRSYYDCSALFNCVEGNKVFLQIKDTTLFRKNKTDLIRFKYIADHTMNPLQITDLTGRMIYVNPAFSAESGFDQRELIGFNPRIFGSGKHSQMHWENMWKTISSGSTWIGEVENKRKNGETFYSQLQITPMHDEDGNLIGYFGIHRDLADKRNLEKQLIHTQKMESIGTLAAGVAHEVGNPLASISALAQIIQRSTEDEFIKEKLELIKKQINRISKIIRDLVDFSRPSNYELRSTDIGQNLKEAIEIVMVGKKAKDINFKFNQQEGHIIPLVSDQIQQVFVNILINSVDAILEMKEKFPDHRGEISAETYVEGSYLIVELADNGVGIPADKHAKIFEPFYTTKAVGKGTGLGLWVSYGIVKSFQGDIKISSKPGRGTSFKISLPLNPIY, from the coding sequence TTGGATCTGAAACTATTCGACCTGCTTGACGATTATTATTTTCTCCTTGACATGGAAGGAAAGATTATTTCCGCAAGCAGACAGATTTACGACAAACTTGGATATTCCCGTGATTCACTGAAAGAAATTGATTCAATACTTAGTCCTGAATCGATTCTAAAATTTGAACACTCTCTTATCAAGTGCGTTAACTCAAAGTCGAGGATCACTTTCGACTGCAGAATCAAGGATGTCGAAAGCAGGTCTTACTATGACTGCTCCGCGTTGTTCAATTGTGTCGAGGGGAACAAGGTTTTTCTGCAAATAAAGGATACTACTCTTTTCAGGAAGAACAAAACAGATCTCATCAGATTTAAATACATTGCTGATCATACCATGAATCCGCTTCAAATCACAGACCTGACCGGAAGAATGATCTATGTGAATCCGGCATTTTCTGCAGAAAGCGGTTTCGATCAGAGAGAACTTATCGGGTTCAACCCCAGAATCTTTGGCAGTGGCAAGCATTCACAAATGCATTGGGAGAATATGTGGAAGACCATTTCATCCGGTTCAACATGGATTGGTGAAGTGGAGAACAAAAGGAAAAATGGTGAAACATTTTATTCTCAGTTGCAAATCACCCCTATGCACGATGAAGACGGAAATCTGATTGGCTATTTTGGTATCCACCGTGATCTGGCAGACAAACGGAACCTGGAGAAGCAGCTTATTCATACTCAGAAAATGGAAAGTATTGGAACTCTTGCAGCAGGAGTGGCACATGAAGTAGGAAATCCCCTCGCTTCCATCTCCGCTTTGGCACAAATAATACAACGATCCACCGAAGATGAATTTATTAAAGAGAAACTTGAGCTTATAAAAAAACAGATCAACAGGATCTCAAAAATTATCAGAGACCTTGTCGATTTCTCGAGGCCCAGCAATTACGAACTCAGATCAACTGATATCGGGCAAAATTTGAAAGAAGCTATTGAAATTGTTATGGTTGGCAAAAAAGCCAAGGATATCAACTTTAAATTCAATCAGCAGGAAGGACACATTATCCCCTTGGTGTCTGATCAGATCCAACAGGTTTTTGTGAATATTCTTATTAATTCTGTCGATGCAATCCTCGAAATGAAAGAAAAATTTCCGGATCACCGTGGTGAGATTTCAGCAGAAACTTATGTTGAGGGTAGCTATCTCATAGTAGAACTTGCTGATAATGGTGTCGGTATCCCTGCAGACAAGCATGCAAAAATTTTCGAGCCCTTTTATACCACAAAAGCAGTCGGAAAGGGAACGGGTTTGGGATTGTGGGTGAGTTACGGCATTGTCAAAAGTTTTCAAGGGGATATTAAAATTTCAAGTAAACCCGGGAGGGGGACATCTTTCAAGATATCGCTCCCCTTAAACCCGATTTATTAA
- a CDS encoding sigma-54-dependent Fis family transcriptional regulator yields MSKKILVVDDEDIIRESISFILQKEGYQVDSAENGAIAYDMVQQTEYDLVISDIEMPEMKGIELLEKIVRLNLHTSVIMITAYGSLETAIRALRAGAGDYLLKPLDFDELTVKVSRIFQLKELISENQILKHELHRQYDFSNIIGKSKKMQNIFKMIRAVSETDSTVLITGNSGTGKELVAKAIHFNSKRKNKPFIAVNCGAISETLIESELFGHKKGSFTGATYDKEGFIKAADEGTLFLDEVSEMPLNLQVKLLRVLQEREFIPVGNTSPVKINVRFVASTNRNLAEEIEKGRFREDLFYRLNVIEIRLPSLTERKDDIPVLADHFLNIYRRQMNKSIKGFDYSAVRALINHDWKGEVRELENVIERAVIFAESDYITVNDLPEIIKIQREFTSSSSYISLDEFMRKVERDFLVRILEEHDYDKELVAKALNLGLSTLYRKIKYLDIEV; encoded by the coding sequence ATGTCAAAGAAGATACTCGTTGTAGATGATGAAGACATTATAAGGGAGTCGATCTCTTTTATCCTTCAGAAAGAAGGTTATCAGGTCGATTCCGCTGAAAACGGAGCAATAGCTTACGATATGGTGCAGCAAACAGAATATGACCTTGTAATTTCGGATATCGAAATGCCGGAAATGAAAGGGATTGAGCTGCTCGAAAAGATTGTTCGTCTCAATCTTCATACTTCAGTTATAATGATTACAGCATACGGATCTCTCGAAACCGCCATTAGAGCACTTCGTGCAGGCGCCGGCGACTATCTCCTGAAGCCTCTCGATTTTGATGAATTAACTGTAAAGGTCTCCAGGATCTTTCAGCTTAAGGAACTGATTAGTGAAAATCAGATTTTGAAACATGAACTGCATCGCCAGTATGATTTTTCAAATATAATCGGTAAAAGCAAGAAGATGCAAAACATCTTCAAAATGATCAGAGCTGTGTCAGAGACTGACTCGACCGTCCTTATTACAGGAAACAGCGGTACAGGGAAAGAACTTGTTGCCAAAGCCATCCACTTCAACAGCAAAAGGAAAAATAAACCCTTTATTGCAGTTAATTGTGGTGCCATATCTGAGACTCTGATTGAGAGCGAGCTTTTTGGACACAAAAAAGGATCTTTCACCGGTGCCACTTACGACAAGGAAGGTTTTATAAAGGCAGCCGATGAGGGTACGCTCTTCCTCGATGAAGTTAGTGAGATGCCGCTTAATCTTCAGGTAAAACTTTTAAGAGTCTTGCAGGAAAGAGAATTTATTCCTGTGGGCAACACTTCCCCGGTTAAAATTAATGTAAGATTTGTAGCCTCCACAAACAGAAACCTCGCCGAAGAGATAGAAAAAGGCAGATTTAGGGAAGACCTGTTTTACCGTCTGAATGTAATTGAGATAAGGCTCCCGTCTCTCACCGAGCGAAAAGATGATATCCCTGTATTGGCGGATCATTTCCTTAACATTTACCGGCGTCAGATGAACAAAAGCATAAAAGGATTTGATTACTCTGCTGTCAGAGCACTGATTAATCACGATTGGAAGGGTGAAGTAAGAGAGCTGGAAAATGTTATTGAGCGCGCTGTTATTTTTGCTGAATCCGATTATATTACAGTGAACGATCTCCCGGAAATCATCAAAATTCAAAGGGAGTTCACTTCCTCTTCTTCCTATATTTCACTTGATGAATTCATGCGAAAAGTTGAAAGGGATTTCCTGGTAAGAATTCTCGAGGAACATGATTATGACAAGGAATTGGTTGCAAAAGCGCTAAATCTGGGACTTTCGACCCTCTACAGAAAAATTAAATATCTTGACATTGAAGTATGA
- a CDS encoding MBL fold metallo-hydrolase has protein sequence MLIRLWGVRGSVPTPPTTAQYRDKLRQVLKLSAGRSFESDSDADAFIESLDDSLKYLLGGNTTCIEVVANDTRLIFDMGSGIRELGNHLLKSADPLNEMHIFISHTHWDHIQGWPFFKPAYMPKYKMNFYSPHGNFEQRLTEQQEFKFFPVSLNFMASKKEYKEFPPETSLEINGIKIKNLELHHPGKSYGYRVEYQGKVFVFASDSEYNNFTTQKFQKFIDFFGKADIIVFDAQYSFDQEMQRVDWGHSSAFVGVDLAMQAEAKTLILFHHEPDNDDFEIYSLFSKSVQYKNDNYPGHDLEIFLAREGQVFEI, from the coding sequence ATGTTAATCAGGTTATGGGGTGTTCGGGGATCTGTACCGACACCACCAACTACAGCTCAATACCGGGATAAGCTTAGGCAAGTCCTTAAACTTTCCGCAGGTCGAAGTTTTGAATCAGACTCCGATGCAGATGCATTTATCGAGAGTCTTGATGATTCATTAAAGTACCTCCTGGGCGGAAATACGACCTGCATTGAAGTCGTCGCCAACGACACCCGTCTCATTTTTGATATGGGTTCAGGAATTCGTGAACTCGGGAATCACCTGCTTAAATCTGCAGATCCTCTTAACGAGATGCACATCTTTATCAGTCACACTCACTGGGATCACATTCAGGGCTGGCCTTTCTTCAAACCGGCATACATGCCAAAATATAAAATGAACTTTTACAGCCCTCATGGCAATTTTGAGCAAAGATTGACCGAACAACAGGAATTTAAGTTTTTCCCTGTTTCTCTCAACTTTATGGCTTCAAAAAAGGAATACAAAGAGTTTCCACCCGAAACTTCACTTGAGATTAACGGTATTAAAATCAAGAATCTTGAACTTCACCACCCGGGCAAATCATACGGTTACAGAGTCGAGTATCAGGGTAAAGTATTTGTTTTTGCTTCTGATTCCGAGTACAACAATTTTACTACTCAAAAATTTCAAAAGTTTATCGACTTCTTTGGTAAGGCTGATATTATAGTCTTCGATGCACAATATTCGTTTGATCAGGAGATGCAAAGAGTGGACTGGGGACATTCTTCTGCTTTTGTGGGAGTGGATTTGGCGATGCAGGCTGAAGCCAAGACGCTCATCCTATTCCATCACGAACCCGATAACGACGATTTTGAGATTTACAGCCTGTTCAGTAAATCTGTCCAGTACAAAAATGACAACTACCCCGGACACGATCTTGAGATTTTCCTCGCAAGAGAAGGTCAGGTGTTCGAGATTTAG
- a CDS encoding DUF2254 domain-containing protein, with product MITENTRPQKISVPWIKPFALLFAISFAIFGIGRLVDFLLVKFGLNPFGFMFNNQIDVLSNTLGGLGEVVTSVLAIEITALAIIVQLAANKYSSKIFELFFENKINVIILFIYVITAIVTVLVVNTLNSSETAAFAFSISLTLLLIILSLVVVIPHFNYVFQFLRPDNFLLYVENEVREILDKMLKSRRKGKKYIEQEKLLVNEKINFIGDVAINSIISGDRASTLLCINSLKNVLSFYIKLKDRLPEGWDNISGSVLLDPDFSSFAPYVLKKIENKKIFLETKVFKLYEMLFEQGRKSMRDVISGILLNVELISYEAMKNNDAGTLQMAFQYMNTFLRIGIRERDPRTVFTALEHYRLIGEETLKFDPKLAEELSFYFKYYGHESVKNNVLFILETVAYDLCLLNEKAHELKSPNKDKLLEIFLTLDQPIEDNSPHKESKEEMSLVGVRIAQIRLAGYYLLNNDVEHAKHIFEDLKVEPKSRILKIRDIITGTNNEEFWEITPRGINFYFMPPDRRDALTEFFSWFEE from the coding sequence ATGATAACAGAAAACACAAGACCTCAAAAAATATCTGTCCCCTGGATCAAACCATTTGCACTTCTTTTTGCTATAAGTTTTGCAATATTTGGTATTGGGCGTCTTGTCGATTTTTTGCTTGTCAAATTCGGGCTGAATCCCTTTGGGTTCATGTTCAACAATCAGATAGATGTTCTCTCAAATACACTGGGTGGGCTCGGAGAAGTGGTCACGAGCGTTTTGGCGATTGAAATTACAGCCCTTGCGATTATCGTGCAACTGGCAGCCAATAAATATTCATCCAAGATATTTGAACTTTTTTTTGAAAACAAGATAAATGTAATCATCCTTTTTATCTATGTTATAACCGCAATTGTGACCGTTCTTGTAGTAAATACCCTTAATTCATCAGAAACTGCTGCTTTTGCATTTTCAATTTCATTAACTTTGTTGCTGATAATTTTAAGTCTTGTGGTAGTGATACCTCACTTTAATTATGTGTTTCAGTTTCTTAGACCGGATAATTTTCTTTTGTATGTTGAAAACGAGGTCAGGGAAATTCTGGACAAGATGTTGAAAAGCAGAAGAAAAGGGAAAAAATATATTGAGCAGGAAAAGCTGCTGGTCAATGAAAAAATCAACTTTATCGGTGATGTTGCAATAAACTCAATCATATCGGGTGACAGAGCGAGTACACTTCTTTGTATTAACTCGCTAAAGAATGTATTATCCTTCTATATAAAATTGAAGGACAGACTTCCCGAAGGGTGGGATAACATCAGTGGTTCAGTTTTGTTGGACCCCGATTTCTCCAGTTTCGCGCCTTATGTCTTAAAAAAGATAGAAAACAAAAAGATTTTTCTTGAGACAAAAGTTTTTAAACTCTATGAAATGCTTTTTGAACAGGGAAGAAAGTCGATGCGGGATGTTATATCAGGCATCCTGTTGAATGTCGAGCTGATCTCCTATGAAGCCATGAAGAATAATGATGCCGGTACACTTCAGATGGCTTTTCAGTATATGAATACATTTTTAAGGATAGGAATCAGGGAGAGAGACCCCAGAACAGTCTTTACTGCGCTGGAGCACTACAGGCTAATCGGAGAGGAGACTCTCAAGTTTGATCCGAAACTGGCAGAGGAGTTGTCATTCTATTTCAAATATTATGGCCATGAATCGGTTAAAAACAATGTTTTATTCATACTGGAAACAGTAGCATATGATCTTTGTTTGCTTAATGAAAAAGCTCATGAGCTGAAATCGCCAAACAAAGACAAGCTGCTGGAAATATTTTTAACACTCGATCAGCCGATTGAGGATAACTCTCCACATAAGGAGAGTAAAGAGGAAATGTCACTGGTGGGGGTAAGAATCGCTCAGATCAGACTTGCAGGATACTACTTGCTAAATAACGATGTCGAACATGCGAAGCATATTTTTGAAGACCTTAAGGTTGAGCCAAAATCGAGAATCCTTAAGATCAGGGATATAATAACCGGGACGAATAATGAGGAATTTTGGGAAATCACGCCCCGTGGAATTAATTTTTATTTTATGCCTCCGGACAGACGGGACGCCCTCACTGAGTTTTTTTCGTGGTTTGAAGAATAA